A stretch of the Streptomyces sp. NBC_00078 genome encodes the following:
- a CDS encoding uroporphyrinogen-III synthase, translating to MYDEQQRPDTGQHGPLAGFTVGVTAARRADELGALLQRRGAAVLHAPALRIVPLSDDSELLAATKDLLDVAPDVVVATTAIGFRGWIEAAEGWGLGEPLLERLRAVELLARGPKVKGAVRAAGLTEDWSPSSESMAEVLDRLLEEGVDGRRIAIQLHGEPLPGFVESLRAAGGEVVGVPVYRWMPPEDIAPLDRLLDAAVSRGLDAVTFTSAPAAVSLLDRAEKRGLLPELLAALHHDVLPACVGPVTALPLQAHGVDTVQPERFRLGPLVQLLCKELPSRARTLPVAGHRVEIRGHAVLVDDDLRPVPPAGMSLLRALSRRPGWVVARAELLRALPGAGRDEHAVETAMARLRTALGAPKLIQTVVKRGYRLALDPAADAKYADG from the coding sequence ATGTACGACGAACAGCAGCGACCGGACACCGGTCAGCACGGGCCCCTCGCCGGATTCACCGTGGGCGTCACCGCCGCGCGCCGGGCCGACGAACTGGGCGCACTGCTGCAGCGACGGGGAGCCGCCGTCCTGCACGCACCCGCCCTGCGCATCGTGCCGCTCTCCGACGACAGCGAACTGCTGGCGGCGACGAAGGACCTGCTCGACGTGGCGCCGGACGTCGTGGTCGCGACCACGGCCATCGGCTTCAGGGGGTGGATCGAGGCCGCCGAGGGGTGGGGGCTCGGGGAGCCGCTGCTCGAACGGCTGCGGGCCGTGGAGCTGCTCGCGCGCGGGCCCAAGGTCAAGGGCGCGGTGCGGGCCGCCGGGCTGACGGAGGACTGGTCGCCGTCGAGCGAGTCCATGGCCGAGGTGCTGGACCGGCTGCTGGAGGAGGGGGTCGACGGGCGCCGTATCGCCATTCAGCTGCACGGCGAGCCGCTGCCCGGCTTCGTGGAGTCGCTGCGGGCGGCGGGCGGGGAGGTCGTCGGGGTGCCGGTGTACCGGTGGATGCCGCCGGAGGACATCGCGCCGCTCGACCGGCTGCTGGACGCGGCCGTCTCCCGGGGCCTCGACGCGGTCACCTTCACCAGCGCGCCCGCCGCCGTGTCCCTGCTCGACCGGGCCGAGAAGCGCGGGCTGCTGCCCGAACTGCTCGCCGCCCTCCACCACGACGTGCTGCCGGCCTGCGTCGGACCGGTCACCGCGCTGCCACTGCAGGCCCACGGCGTCGACACGGTCCAGCCCGAACGTTTCCGGCTCGGCCCCCTCGTACAGCTGCTCTGCAAGGAACTGCCGAGCCGGGCGCGCACCCTGCCCGTCGCCGGGCACCGGGTGGAGATCCGCGGCCACGCCGTCCTCGTCGACGACGACCTGAGGCCAGTACCGCCCGCCGGGATGTCGCTGCTGCGTGCGCTGTCCCGGCGGCCGGGATGGGTGGTGGCCCGCGCGGAGCTGCTGCGGGCCCTGCCGGGTGCCGGCCGCGACGAGCATGCGGTGGAGACCGCGATGGCCCGGCTGCGGACGGCACTCGGGGCGCCGAAGCTGATCCAGACGGTGGTGAAGCGGGGGTACCGGCTGGCACTGGATCCGGCGGCGGACGCGAAGTACGCGGACGGGTGA